The Burkholderia cepacia genome includes a region encoding these proteins:
- the otsA gene encoding alpha,alpha-trehalose-phosphate synthase (UDP-forming): MSRLIVVSNRVAAGEDTRPSAGGLAVGVMDALKETGGVWFGWNGEIVGAPDAEPAIQRDGNVTYATVGLTRRDYDQYYRGFSNATLWPVFHYRGDLARFDRQEYAGYLRVNAMLAKQLAALLRPDDLIWVHDYHLLPFAHCLRELGVKNPIGFFLHIPFPSPDMLRLVPPHEELVKFMCAYDVAGFQTEADKQAFTDYIERRGIGAASDDGMLHAHGRVVKVAAYPIGVYPDAIAQAAVQYGSRKPVKMLREALDGRKLVMSVDRLDYSKGLVERFQSFERMLANAPGWQGRVSLLQIAPPTRSDVQTYQHIRETLEGEAGRINGRFSQLDWTPIQYLNRKYERNLLMAFFRMSQVGYVTPLRDGMNLVAKEYVASQDPADPGVLVLSEFAGAAAELTGALLVNPYDLSQMAEALERALSMPLAERQARHEENLARLRGNDLSVWRDTFVADLRSVAAAASVTRRAGRRIAHV, encoded by the coding sequence ATGAGCAGATTGATCGTGGTATCGAACCGTGTCGCCGCCGGCGAGGACACGCGCCCGAGCGCGGGCGGCCTTGCCGTCGGCGTGATGGACGCGCTGAAGGAAACGGGCGGTGTCTGGTTCGGCTGGAACGGCGAGATCGTCGGTGCGCCGGATGCCGAGCCCGCGATCCAGCGGGACGGCAACGTGACCTATGCGACGGTCGGGCTGACCCGACGCGACTACGACCAGTACTACCGCGGCTTCTCGAACGCGACGCTGTGGCCGGTGTTCCATTACCGCGGCGATCTCGCGCGCTTCGACCGCCAGGAGTACGCGGGCTATCTGCGCGTGAACGCGATGCTGGCGAAGCAGCTCGCCGCGCTGCTGCGCCCCGACGACCTGATCTGGGTGCACGACTACCATCTGCTGCCGTTCGCGCATTGCCTGCGCGAGCTCGGCGTGAAAAACCCGATCGGCTTCTTCCTGCACATCCCGTTCCCGTCGCCCGACATGCTGCGTCTCGTGCCGCCGCACGAGGAGCTCGTGAAGTTCATGTGCGCATACGACGTCGCGGGCTTCCAGACCGAGGCCGACAAGCAGGCGTTCACCGACTACATCGAACGGCGCGGCATCGGCGCGGCGAGCGACGACGGGATGCTGCACGCGCACGGGCGCGTCGTGAAGGTCGCCGCCTATCCGATCGGCGTCTATCCCGACGCGATCGCACAGGCGGCCGTCCAGTACGGCTCACGCAAGCCGGTGAAGATGCTGCGCGAGGCGCTCGACGGCCGCAAGCTCGTGATGAGCGTCGACCGCCTCGATTATTCGAAGGGGCTCGTCGAGCGCTTCCAGTCGTTCGAGCGGATGCTCGCGAATGCGCCGGGCTGGCAGGGGCGTGTGTCGCTCCTGCAGATCGCGCCGCCGACGCGTTCCGACGTGCAGACCTATCAGCACATCCGCGAAACGCTCGAAGGCGAGGCCGGCCGCATCAACGGCCGCTTCTCGCAGCTCGACTGGACGCCGATCCAGTACCTCAACCGCAAGTACGAGCGCAACCTGCTGATGGCGTTCTTCCGGATGTCGCAGGTCGGCTACGTGACGCCGCTGCGCGACGGGATGAACCTCGTCGCGAAGGAGTACGTGGCATCGCAGGATCCGGCCGACCCGGGCGTGCTCGTGCTGTCGGAGTTCGCGGGCGCGGCGGCCGAGCTGACCGGCGCGCTGCTCGTCAATCCGTACGACCTGTCGCAGATGGCCGAGGCGCTCGAGCGCGCGCTGTCGATGCCGCTCGCGGAGCGGCAGGCGCGCCACGAGGAGAACCTCGCGCGGCTGCGCGGGAACGACCTGTCGGTCTGGCGCGACACCTTCGTCGCCGACTTGCGCAGTGTCGCGGCCGCCGCGTCGGTCACGCGGCGCGCGGGCCGGCGGATCGCGCATGTCTGA
- a CDS encoding MFS transporter, whose amino-acid sequence MNPDTGLPLPQRYWAIVCVALGITLAVLDGAIANVALPTIARDLHASDAASIWIVNAYQLAVTITLLPLASLGERIGYRRIYIAGLALFTAASLGCALAGSLPMLAVMRVIQGFGAAGIMSVNAALVRMIYPSAMLGRGLSINAMVVALSSAIGPTVASAILSFASWPWLFAVNVPIGIAAVIGSLRALPSNPLHDAPYDFPSALMNACVFGLLITAVDGLGHGEGHAYVAAELAVAFVVGYFFVKRQLSQPAPLLPVDLMRIPMFALSIYTSMASFTSQMLAFVALPFWLQHSLGFSQVETGLYMTPWPLVIVFAAPLAGVLSDRYSAGILGGIGLALFAAGLLSLATIGAHPGTVDIVWRMALCGAGFGLFQSPNNRAMLSSAPHERSGGAGGMLSTARLTGQTLGAALVALIFGIAPAHGPTVALYVAAAFAAVAAFVSMLRIASPQPSASA is encoded by the coding sequence ATGAATCCCGATACCGGCCTGCCGCTTCCGCAACGCTACTGGGCGATCGTCTGCGTCGCACTGGGCATCACGCTCGCCGTGCTCGACGGCGCCATCGCGAACGTCGCGCTGCCGACGATCGCACGCGACCTGCACGCGTCCGACGCCGCATCGATCTGGATCGTCAACGCGTACCAGCTCGCGGTCACGATCACGCTGCTGCCGCTCGCCTCGCTCGGCGAGCGCATCGGCTACCGCCGCATCTACATCGCGGGGCTCGCGCTGTTCACCGCGGCGTCGCTCGGCTGCGCGCTCGCCGGTTCGCTGCCGATGCTGGCCGTGATGCGCGTGATCCAGGGTTTCGGCGCGGCCGGCATCATGAGCGTCAACGCGGCGCTCGTGCGGATGATCTACCCGTCGGCGATGCTCGGGCGCGGGCTGTCGATCAACGCGATGGTGGTGGCGCTGTCGTCGGCGATCGGGCCGACGGTCGCGTCCGCGATCCTGTCGTTCGCGTCGTGGCCGTGGCTCTTCGCGGTCAACGTACCGATCGGCATCGCCGCGGTGATCGGCAGCCTGCGCGCGCTGCCGTCCAACCCGCTGCACGATGCGCCGTACGACTTCCCGAGCGCGCTGATGAACGCGTGCGTGTTCGGTCTGCTGATCACAGCGGTCGACGGGCTCGGCCACGGCGAAGGCCACGCGTACGTCGCGGCCGAACTGGCCGTCGCGTTCGTCGTCGGCTACTTCTTCGTGAAGCGCCAGCTGTCGCAGCCCGCGCCGCTGCTGCCGGTCGACCTGATGCGCATCCCGATGTTCGCGCTGTCGATCTATACGTCGATGGCGTCGTTCACGTCGCAGATGCTCGCGTTCGTCGCGCTGCCGTTCTGGCTGCAGCACTCGCTCGGCTTCTCGCAGGTCGAGACGGGCCTCTACATGACGCCGTGGCCGCTCGTGATCGTATTCGCCGCGCCGCTCGCGGGCGTGCTGTCGGATCGCTATTCGGCGGGCATCCTCGGCGGGATCGGGCTCGCCCTGTTCGCGGCCGGGCTGCTGTCGCTCGCGACGATCGGCGCGCACCCGGGCACCGTCGACATCGTGTGGCGGATGGCACTGTGCGGTGCGGGCTTCGGGTTGTTCCAGTCGCCGAACAACCGCGCGATGCTGTCGTCGGCGCCGCACGAGCGCAGCGGGGGCGCGGGTGGCATGCTGAGCACCGCGCGGCTGACCGGGCAGACGCTCGGCGCCGCGCTCGTTGCGCTGATCTTCGGGATCGCGCCCGCGCACGGGCCGACCGTCGCGCTCTATGTCGCCGCGGCATTCGCGGCAGTGGCCGCGTTCGTCAGCATGCTGCGCATCGCGTCGCCGCAGCCGAGCGCATCGGCCTGA
- a CDS encoding AAA family ATPase: MSERARVGGGADDGADEAARRFFVVTGGPGSGKSTLLDALEHAGCARSQEAGRGVIRDQMAIDGPALPWRDPAAFAELMLSWEMRSYELARHARGPVFFDRGVPDVIGYLRLTGLAVPAHAEAAANRFRYHRRVFIAPPWPDIYAQDTERRQDFAEAVRTYDAMVECYTSYGYRLIELPRESVQARVRFVMDALDET; encoded by the coding sequence ATGTCTGAGCGCGCGCGAGTGGGCGGCGGCGCGGACGACGGGGCAGACGAGGCCGCCCGGCGCTTCTTCGTCGTGACCGGTGGCCCGGGTTCGGGCAAGAGCACGTTGCTCGATGCGCTCGAGCACGCCGGTTGCGCGCGCTCGCAGGAAGCCGGGCGGGGCGTGATTCGCGACCAGATGGCGATCGACGGCCCCGCGTTGCCGTGGCGCGACCCGGCCGCGTTTGCCGAGCTGATGCTGAGCTGGGAGATGCGCTCGTACGAGCTCGCGCGGCATGCGCGCGGGCCCGTGTTCTTCGATCGCGGCGTGCCGGACGTGATCGGCTATCTGCGGTTGACGGGGCTGGCCGTGCCCGCGCATGCGGAGGCCGCGGCCAACCGCTTCCGCTACCACCGGCGCGTGTTCATTGCACCGCCTTGGCCGGACATCTATGCGCAGGACACCGAGCGCCGGCAGGATTTCGCGGAAGCCGTGCGCACCTACGACGCGATGGTCGAGTGCTACACGTCGTACGGCTACCGGCTGATCGAACTGCCGCGCGAGAGCGTGCAGGCGCGCGTGCGTTTCGTGATGGACGCGCTCGACGAGACGTGA
- the eco gene encoding serine protease inhibitor ecotin, whose amino-acid sequence MKFAIRAALAALCVTSAAACAAGPAPEAAVTAESIKMFPQPAAGQQRVVIALPALENEGDARVELMIGKTLQTDCNQQWFGGELTAEDVKGWGYTYYQLTDVKGPASTLMACPGQAPQQRFVQVRGDGQLLRYNSRLPLVVYVPDGFEVRYRVWRASDDVKRAVVQ is encoded by the coding sequence ATGAAATTCGCGATCCGGGCCGCGCTGGCCGCCTTGTGCGTGACGAGCGCCGCCGCATGCGCGGCAGGGCCGGCGCCGGAGGCCGCGGTGACGGCCGAGTCGATCAAGATGTTTCCGCAGCCGGCGGCCGGCCAGCAGCGCGTCGTGATCGCGCTGCCCGCGCTCGAGAACGAAGGCGATGCGCGCGTCGAGCTGATGATCGGCAAGACGTTGCAGACCGACTGCAACCAGCAGTGGTTCGGCGGCGAGCTGACCGCCGAGGACGTGAAGGGCTGGGGTTATACGTACTACCAGCTCACCGACGTGAAGGGGCCGGCCTCGACGCTGATGGCGTGCCCGGGCCAGGCGCCGCAGCAACGGTTCGTGCAGGTGCGCGGCGATGGCCAGCTGCTGCGCTACAACAGCCGCCTGCCGCTCGTCGTCTATGTGCCGGACGGTTTCGAGGTGCGCTATCGCGTGTGGCGGGCGTCGGATGACGTGAAGCGCGCGGTCGTGCAGTAA
- a CDS encoding DUF5594 family protein has translation MQPETAHRFDTEFAPRIARAIAAFFADHVLTDVVPYGGHGHPSQVRVRSTPHEHVSGFEHPLNLELTWDTDEIERLMEPEGEARFEHYLAALPKKLGAWEGARDIDLLSRTQADPLVRLGGLDFEG, from the coding sequence ATGCAGCCCGAAACCGCCCACCGTTTCGATACCGAATTCGCCCCGCGCATCGCACGGGCGATCGCCGCCTTCTTCGCCGATCACGTGCTGACCGACGTCGTCCCCTATGGCGGCCACGGGCACCCGTCGCAGGTCCGCGTCCGCAGCACGCCGCACGAGCATGTCAGCGGCTTCGAGCATCCGCTGAATCTCGAACTGACCTGGGACACCGACGAAATCGAGCGGCTGATGGAGCCGGAAGGCGAAGCGCGCTTCGAGCACTACCTGGCTGCCCTCCCGAAAAAGCTGGGCGCATGGGAAGGCGCGCGCGACATCGATCTCCTGTCGCGCACGCAGGCCGACCCGCTCGTGCGGCTCGGCGGCCTCGACTTCGAGGGATGA
- a CDS encoding type VI secretion system Vgr family protein: protein MNSPVIPRVFAGALPSQEARPFRLYWCSRRDDLDGLLLVQRIDIQESLCGGIEGQLACISTTAGIPLETFLGEPVMVQMMTDRGDAQPVCGIVTDAYEGESDGGLASYRLVMRDGLSVLERRMNFRIFRNLSVVDIVQSLVQEWCSRSSTLAGTFDLDVSLLDRSQYPVREQTLQIEESDADFIRRLCRRDGISWFVRSGQAGADNSRKPFHSLVLFDNTMKLERAKAGTVAYRPDATTGARDALTLLCMGRQLVPGSIRRASWNAEQARMDQIQGSTRVDQGAAGNDLAQLLSDVRLDPPHMAESWADYDRKGRGIVAAHSAASVRANGASGVRDLGVCCWVAVTGHPELDRLPEAQRRIMITSLHHRGENNLPKDLNERAQALFDANRWAFGEPPVSVDTPVRPAAFDGTAPSRYENTFSGVPRSTPLTPQYDPRVHLPRVHPITGVVTVPDGEEVYCTERGDIYVQIQGLDAADHADGAGTSGTPRDSASVRVLGGWAGDTFGGQTVLRKGMEVQLDFANGDPDRMYVAGVFSNGSNMPAAMFSRTGDLPGNRYLSGMRSQEIKGQRHNQLRLDDTPSQISAQLSSEHGFTQLNLGYLTHPRENGQGTARGEGAELRTDAAAALRAAQGILLTTYARSQASGNQLDRDELVRLLGECTELFKSLGDYAGQHGGQAADTAGQDAVATAFKGWQAGGGSGSEGTSGAGSSQALMAFGAQSGSVNVTPKTHVTYAGGNIDQVAQQHVQVTGGQRINLHAGHGVSVFAQSEDFSAIANQGKVRLQSQAGDTQIDSAKNILLTAAGGKLAGTASDQVVFVTSGGAYLKLHGGDIELGCPGNFVVKAAGHQWGGAASMSADLPTFDNAPLGRVPQLVRASDGKPVSGFEGEVRTASGQVVKGVTDSNGKLTPLSGNQFESFVVNFFKKTS from the coding sequence ATGAATTCTCCCGTCATCCCGCGCGTATTTGCCGGCGCCCTGCCGTCGCAGGAAGCCCGGCCCTTTCGCCTCTACTGGTGCAGCCGGCGCGACGACCTCGACGGCCTGCTGCTGGTCCAGCGCATTGATATCCAGGAGTCGCTGTGCGGCGGCATCGAGGGGCAGCTTGCCTGCATCTCGACCACGGCCGGCATCCCGCTCGAAACGTTCCTCGGCGAGCCCGTCATGGTTCAGATGATGACGGACCGTGGCGATGCGCAGCCGGTCTGCGGGATCGTCACTGATGCGTACGAGGGCGAATCCGACGGGGGGCTCGCGTCCTACAGGCTGGTCATGCGCGATGGCCTGTCGGTGCTCGAGCGGCGCATGAATTTCCGCATCTTCCGCAACCTGAGCGTGGTGGACATCGTCCAGTCACTCGTGCAGGAATGGTGCAGCCGGAGTTCAACGCTGGCGGGCACGTTTGATCTCGACGTGTCCCTGCTCGACCGGTCGCAGTACCCGGTGCGCGAGCAGACGCTGCAGATCGAGGAGTCGGACGCGGATTTCATCCGCCGCCTGTGCCGCCGCGACGGGATCTCGTGGTTCGTGCGCAGCGGTCAGGCCGGTGCGGACAACAGCCGGAAGCCGTTTCACTCGCTGGTGCTGTTCGACAACACGATGAAGCTCGAACGCGCGAAGGCGGGCACCGTAGCCTACCGACCCGATGCCACGACGGGCGCCCGCGATGCGCTCACGCTGCTGTGCATGGGCCGGCAACTGGTGCCGGGCTCGATCCGGCGGGCCAGTTGGAATGCCGAACAGGCGCGGATGGACCAGATCCAGGGCAGCACGCGCGTGGACCAGGGGGCGGCCGGCAATGACCTTGCGCAGCTGCTGTCGGATGTGCGGCTCGATCCGCCGCACATGGCCGAGTCGTGGGCCGACTATGACCGCAAGGGGCGGGGTATCGTGGCCGCGCACAGCGCGGCGTCGGTGCGGGCGAACGGCGCAAGCGGCGTGCGCGACCTCGGGGTGTGCTGCTGGGTCGCGGTGACGGGTCATCCGGAGCTGGACCGGCTGCCGGAGGCGCAGCGCCGCATCATGATCACGTCGCTGCATCACCGCGGCGAGAACAATCTGCCGAAGGACCTGAACGAACGCGCGCAGGCGCTCTTCGATGCGAACCGCTGGGCGTTCGGCGAGCCGCCGGTGTCGGTCGACACGCCCGTGCGTCCGGCCGCATTCGACGGCACCGCGCCGAGCCGCTACGAGAACACCTTCAGCGGCGTGCCGCGCAGCACGCCGCTCACGCCGCAGTACGACCCGCGCGTCCACCTGCCGCGTGTGCATCCGATCACGGGCGTGGTGACGGTGCCGGATGGCGAGGAGGTGTACTGCACGGAACGCGGCGACATCTACGTGCAGATCCAGGGGCTCGATGCGGCAGACCACGCGGACGGCGCCGGCACGAGCGGCACGCCGCGCGACAGCGCCTCGGTGCGCGTGCTCGGCGGCTGGGCGGGCGACACGTTCGGCGGCCAGACCGTCCTGCGCAAGGGCATGGAAGTGCAGCTTGATTTTGCCAATGGCGATCCTGACCGGATGTATGTGGCGGGCGTCTTCAGCAACGGCAGCAACATGCCGGCGGCGATGTTCAGCCGGACAGGGGACCTGCCGGGTAACCGCTACCTGTCGGGGATGCGTTCGCAGGAAATAAAAGGCCAGCGGCACAATCAACTGCGTCTTGACGATACGCCCTCGCAGATCAGTGCTCAATTGTCCAGTGAGCATGGCTTTACCCAATTGAATCTGGGGTACCTGACGCACCCACGCGAGAACGGCCAGGGAACCGCCCGTGGTGAGGGTGCGGAACTGCGCACGGACGCGGCGGCCGCCCTGCGGGCCGCGCAGGGCATCTTGCTGACGACCTATGCGCGCTCGCAGGCGAGCGGCAATCAGCTTGACCGCGATGAACTGGTGAGACTGCTGGGCGAGTGCACGGAACTGTTCAAGTCGCTCGGCGACTACGCAGGCCAGCACGGCGGGCAGGCGGCCGACACGGCCGGGCAGGACGCGGTGGCGACTGCATTCAAGGGTTGGCAGGCGGGTGGCGGCTCCGGGAGCGAGGGCACATCAGGCGCGGGCAGTTCGCAGGCATTGATGGCCTTCGGTGCGCAGTCGGGCTCCGTGAACGTCACGCCGAAGACGCACGTGACCTACGCGGGCGGGAACATCGATCAGGTGGCGCAGCAGCATGTCCAGGTGACGGGCGGCCAACGGATCAACCTTCATGCGGGGCACGGTGTTTCGGTATTCGCGCAGTCCGAGGATTTTTCCGCCATCGCCAACCAGGGCAAGGTCAGGCTGCAGAGCCAGGCGGGCGACACGCAGATCGACTCGGCGAAGAACATCCTGCTCACGGCCGCGGGCGGCAAGCTCGCGGGCACGGCGAGCGACCAGGTGGTGTTCGTCACCTCGGGCGGTGCGTACCTGAAGCTGCACGGTGGGGATATCGAACTGGGCTGTCCCGGCAACTTCGTCGTCAAGGCAGCGGGCCACCAGTGGGGCGGCGCCGCGAGCATGAGTGCGGACCTGCCGACCTTTGACAATGCGCCGCTCGGCCGCGTGCCCCAACTGGTGAGGGCGTCCGACGGGAAGCCGGTCAGTGGCTTCGAGGGCGAAGTCCGGACCGCCTCGGGCCAGGTCGTCAAGGGTGTCACCGACAGCAACGGCAAGCTGACGCCGCTCAGCGGCAACCAGTTCGAGTCGTTCGTCGTGAACTTTTTCAAGAAGACCAGTTGA